A genomic segment from Pseudomonas mendocina encodes:
- a CDS encoding lysine N(6)-hydroxylase/L-ornithine N(5)-oxygenase family protein → MGLVYDYIGVGFGPSNLALAIATEEFAQRSGREPNVCFIERKPAFSWHEGMLIDGSSMQISFLKDLATLRNPASRFTFISYLKACGRLEDFINLKTFYPSREEFNDYLGWAADAFAGQVHYGEEVTSIEPFYSAGVCAGVEVMSRGADGQDTCRRARNLVLGVGGVAQIPAAFADVKDPRIVHSSRYLGALDAMLGDGSRPRRVAVIGGGQSAAEIFHDLAGRFPQVEASLLVRGGSLKPSDDSPFVNEIFNADFTDRIFAQDPAQRAQMLSEYRNTNYSVVDLELIEKIYHLFYQQKVRGQHPHRLLTHREVMAVAADDKGVELSLRNTLGGDQHRERFDAVILATGYRRDYHRTLLAGFAGYIEGDAVDRQYRLPLRADCQAQIFLQGGCEGSHGLSDTLLSVLAMRSEELVTSMFVEPAGTQVRDSLRLAAGSLS, encoded by the coding sequence ATGGGGCTCGTTTACGACTATATCGGGGTTGGCTTCGGGCCCTCTAACCTGGCACTGGCCATCGCCACCGAAGAGTTCGCCCAGCGCAGCGGGCGAGAGCCCAATGTCTGTTTCATCGAGCGCAAGCCCGCCTTCAGCTGGCATGAGGGCATGCTGATCGACGGCTCGAGCATGCAGATCTCCTTCCTCAAGGACCTCGCCACGCTACGCAACCCGGCGAGCCGTTTCACTTTCATCAGCTACCTCAAGGCCTGTGGGCGTCTGGAGGACTTCATCAATCTGAAGACCTTCTATCCGAGCCGTGAGGAGTTCAACGACTACCTCGGCTGGGCTGCCGATGCGTTTGCCGGGCAGGTGCATTACGGCGAGGAAGTGACCAGCATCGAGCCGTTCTACAGCGCTGGTGTCTGTGCCGGCGTCGAGGTTATGTCGCGCGGTGCGGACGGGCAGGACACCTGTCGCCGGGCGCGCAACCTGGTGCTGGGCGTCGGTGGCGTGGCACAGATTCCAGCGGCTTTCGCTGACGTGAAGGACCCGCGCATCGTGCATTCCTCGCGTTATCTTGGGGCACTCGATGCCATGCTGGGTGACGGCAGTCGCCCGCGTCGCGTCGCCGTCATCGGTGGTGGGCAGAGTGCCGCGGAAATCTTCCATGACCTGGCAGGCCGCTTCCCGCAGGTCGAGGCCAGCCTGCTGGTGCGCGGTGGCAGTCTCAAGCCGTCGGACGATAGCCCATTCGTCAACGAGATTTTCAACGCCGACTTCACCGATCGTATCTTCGCCCAGGATCCCGCGCAGCGCGCACAGATGCTCAGCGAGTACCGCAACACCAACTATTCGGTGGTCGATCTGGAGCTGATCGAGAAGATCTACCACCTGTTCTACCAGCAGAAGGTGCGCGGTCAGCATCCTCACCGCTTGCTCACTCATCGTGAGGTCATGGCCGTTGCCGCCGACGACAAGGGGGTGGAGCTGAGCCTGCGCAACACCCTGGGTGGCGACCAGCATCGCGAGCGATTCGATGCGGTGATCCTCGCCACCGGCTATCGCCGCGACTATCACCGCACTCTGCTGGCGGGCTTCGCCGGCTACATCGAAGGCGATGCCGTCGACCGCCAGTACCGCCTGCCGCTGCGGGCGGACTGCCAGGCGCAGATTTTCCTGCAGGGTGGCTGCGAGGGCAGTCATGGCCTCAGTGACACCCTGCTGTCGGTGTTGGCCATGCGTTCCGAGGAGTTGGTCACCTCGATGTTCGTCGAGCCCGCCGGCACCCAGGTACGCGATTCGCTGCGTCTGGCCGCAGGCTCGCTCAGCTAA
- a CDS encoding multidrug ABC transporter permease/ATP-binding protein: MKLLRLVFHEYRWSIALVLGLSLGSALLSVAVIAFINQRMLTPASSPGVALGQFVALLALLLVLASAAQLSLTALGHRFVYRMRRALVKRVLDTSIERLEIIGGSNIIASLSSDIRNITLAFVHLPELIYGSVLTLAAFAYLAWLSPGLFVTTLLWMSFTLGVGWLLVGRLNHHLRMLRESEDRLYGDYQAVIDGRKELTLNRDRAQRLYEDEFDLSARAYRDHVTLADRYHGLASNWANIMVLGTIGLVFYLANGLGWASTAVASTYALTILFMRTPLVSAVAAIPTQIAGRVALDKVESLALAPHVEAFEHPADPLSGQWRVLELHEVEYRYPAQDGEPGFDVGPVSLRLERGETVFLVGGNGSGKSTLARLLTGLYIPQRGEIRIDGRGLGPQEWPAYRQLFASVFTDYHLFSQLLGPHGVAASDEELDHWLGSLHIRHKVQVAAGRLRDTRLSAGQRKRLALLLALLEARDILLLDEWAADQDPLFRQVFYRELLPQLKAAGKTVFAISHDDHYFDQADRLLKMDGGQLHELQGEHRARASRNALLEIGGAAHS, encoded by the coding sequence ATGAAGCTGCTGCGTTTGGTTTTCCACGAATATCGCTGGTCCATCGCGCTGGTGCTGGGGCTCAGCCTGGGCAGCGCATTGCTCAGCGTGGCGGTGATTGCCTTCATCAATCAGCGCATGCTCACACCGGCGAGCAGTCCGGGAGTAGCGCTGGGGCAGTTCGTCGCCTTGCTGGCCTTGCTGTTGGTGCTGGCCTCGGCCGCGCAGCTGTCGCTGACGGCGCTGGGACATCGTTTCGTCTATCGCATGCGCAGGGCGCTGGTGAAACGGGTGCTGGATACGAGTATCGAGCGCCTGGAGATCATCGGTGGCTCCAATATCATCGCCAGTCTGTCCAGCGACATCCGCAACATCACCCTGGCCTTCGTGCATCTGCCCGAACTGATCTACGGAAGCGTGCTGACGCTGGCGGCATTTGCCTATCTGGCCTGGCTGTCGCCGGGGCTGTTCGTTACCACGCTTTTGTGGATGAGCTTCACCCTCGGCGTTGGCTGGTTGCTGGTCGGGCGGCTCAATCATCACCTGCGCATGCTGCGTGAGTCCGAGGATCGTCTCTACGGTGACTACCAGGCAGTGATCGATGGACGCAAGGAACTGACCCTCAACCGCGACCGTGCACAGCGCCTTTACGAGGACGAGTTCGACCTCAGCGCGCGCGCCTATCGCGATCACGTGACCCTGGCCGACCGTTACCACGGCCTTGCCAGCAACTGGGCCAACATCATGGTGCTGGGCACCATCGGCCTGGTGTTCTACCTGGCCAACGGCCTGGGTTGGGCGTCCACGGCGGTGGCGTCGACCTATGCGCTGACCATTCTGTTCATGCGCACTCCATTGGTTTCGGCGGTGGCGGCGATCCCGACGCAGATAGCCGGGCGCGTGGCGTTGGACAAGGTCGAGTCGCTGGCGCTGGCACCGCATGTGGAGGCGTTCGAGCATCCGGCCGACCCCTTGAGTGGCCAGTGGCGGGTGCTGGAACTGCATGAGGTGGAGTATCGCTACCCGGCACAGGACGGTGAGCCCGGCTTCGACGTGGGCCCGGTCAGCCTGCGCCTTGAGCGCGGCGAAACGGTGTTTCTGGTCGGCGGCAACGGCAGCGGCAAGTCGACTCTGGCGCGTCTGCTGACGGGCCTGTACATCCCGCAGCGCGGTGAGATCCGTATCGATGGTCGGGGGCTCGGGCCGCAGGAGTGGCCGGCCTACCGTCAGCTATTCGCATCTGTGTTCACCGACTACCACCTGTTCTCGCAGCTGCTTGGCCCGCACGGCGTGGCGGCATCGGATGAAGAACTCGATCACTGGTTGGGCAGTTTGCACATCCGCCACAAGGTGCAGGTGGCGGCGGGGCGCCTGCGTGACACACGTCTGTCCGCCGGTCAGCGCAAGCGCCTGGCCCTGCTGCTGGCACTGCTCGAAGCGCGCGACATCCTGCTCCTCGACGAATGGGCCGCCGACCAGGATCCGCTGTTCCGCCAGGTTTTCTACCGCGAGCTGTTGCCGCAGTTGAAAGCCGCCGGCAAGACCGTATTCGCCATCAGTCACGACGATCACTACTTCGACCAAGCCGACCGTCTGCTGAAGATGGATGGCGGGCAACTGCATGAATTGCAGGGTGAGCATCGCGCCAGGGCCAGTCGCAACGCGCTGTTGGAGATCGGTGGCGCCGCCCATTCCTGA